AGACCCAAACACTCATCAACAAAGTATCTTTAACAGGTAATTTCACATTTGCATAGTGGTACacttaaataaaaatgtactgGCAATGCATATTATAATAATGGtaacttaaaaaataaagaagTTTCAAACACCTGAATCTGGCTGGTGGTTAGGTATAGCAAATTTGTGGGGAAGAGAATTATTGCCCACTGTCACCAATTATAAAGATAGCATGCCTGTCTTCAATGACTTTTCTTTATCCAACATCTATTTTCTTAACGATGTGGGAAACTCAGGGCCCTGGAATTAGTGGTATGCTATCAAATATTCCAAAGGTGATATTtagaaggttttttgttttttcagtcttcACGAAGATAGGACTCATCAACTTCCTCTGTGGTTTCAGGGATTCTGCATGGCTGTGATGATTCCTCAACTTTTGTGTTAATGAGCTCTTCTGTCTGAGCTTCAGCTAATTTGATCTCTGCTTTCTGTGATAGCTGTCTTACATCTTGCACCTGTGTTTTCACCAGCTGAATATGGTTGTGAGCTGTCACTGAAGCTTGATCTGCACCTGAAAAACACAGTAATTTAAGTAAATTCATTCAGAAACAGCCCATATGATAAAATGCCATCAATTAAGGCAGGGATTAAGTTGGtggtaattaaatattatgtTTTACTAAACTGTTCATGTTCTAAGCAAATCAGACAGTTTTCAAATCACAGTTTACTCCTCTTTATTGTCTATTAATAACTTGATATAGTAGATATTTTTAGACTGTATCATCATATGACACAAAGGGAATTTTTTCTCAGAACATTCCTGCCAACAAAGTTCGGATTGCCAATTAATGCAAAATTAGGTTGTGATTTTTATGTGATGTGGCCACATGCTCTGTGAGAAATAAAACAAGACTGAACAATCATCAATCACATGGTGGCAACTTTCAGTCACTAGTGATCTGTTCTGAATTTGAACCTGCACTCTGTGAATAACTATATTACAGTACCAAACCTTGAACAACCTAGTCCTCTCACTATTTCATTAATATAATATTTAGTTTCAAGAATATTTCTTAAGTCAAATTTATAACGTAGTTTTTCCTTATTTCCTTAAATGAAATAATCAGgtcttcattattattattttaaatttaaataattagATGATTGTGTTAAATtatgggcctggttttcagaagtactAAGCACTTCAACTGAAAATACAGAGGAACTGAGCAGCTGTGTCCTCCCTGGAAGATACAGGTATttggcagctctgaaaatcagaccatgtgGTTCTCAGtctgcacaggtttcagagtaacagccgtgttagtctgtattcgcaaaaagaaaaggagtacttgtggaccttagagagtaaccagtttatttgagcataagctttcgtatgcatctgatgaagtgagctgtagctcacgaaagcttatgctcaaataaactggttagtctctaaggtgccacaagtactccttttcagtctgCATACTAACTAAGTATATTTAGATTTAGTCTGTCTTGCCTGCacctttttaataataaatactgCCTATGCGCCAGGGGAAAGTTTGCTAAAAATTACAAATTCCAGCTGATACTGagtgtattacagtaatgcccGCATACCTGATTGATATGCAGCTTCTGCTGCCATCTCTGAAAGATGTAAAGCAGTCATCCAAATGGATTCTAGCTTCAGGAATTCTTGCTGCTTTGTAGTCAtctataattaaaaacaaaatgccatGTAACACTATCTGAACCCACTTTTTGTAAGAGACACTCTTACAGCCATGTTAAATTAATGAATCGAGAAATACTTCTTAAATAACAAAAAGGAGACACGTTGATGACTGCAGAAGTTAGTTAATTCTTTACCTCAACTCTTGCTCCTATGATCACCTGCCATACTGCATCCACCTCTTTGGAATTCATTTTTTCAAGAAGATTTGTATATTGCTGGTAGAGAGACACCAGTGTGTAAATTGCCTACAAAAGAGAATAAGTCTAGCACAGCTACTTGATGAAGATACTCAAAGTAAGTAGTACTTGCATATGTTCAAACTAATTTTGCATCTGCTGATGCTCTTACATTATTAGTTTGTTACACAGTAGACAAAAATGGGAAAAGATCTAACACTTTCCCTTGTTTTAATCCCCTATAATATTTAGTGAGGAAATCATTTCTGGATAGTGTCCGAAGTGCTTTTTGAACTTTGCTTTTGCTGGTATTGTATTAAAGTGTTCATGAATTTAATTAATATGAAAATCTGTTGAAAATGGAAAGACTTCATTGTAATTAAAGTCTAGAAAACTTAGAAATTGACagttttttaataaagtaaaacaagttttgtGATATCCTAGGAACTTAATAGTAACAGCAGAGAGAGAACTCTGATTCTCCTGCTGAAAAAGCAAGTCTATTAGCACTCGAGCTAGAAGAGAATTTTCTTTGAAATATGGACCTATAATACACAAACACTTTGATTCTATTTAACAGAGGGCAGTAATACATATACACAAAAACTGGCTAGTTCATTACACCTTTCAGAACTGAAATATTGCCAAACTGcttattttttattgaaaatatttgcaCCAATGACATGTAATGGATAAATTCTCTGTATGCATGTAAGTCTTCAGTTTCTACATTTACTTATCTACAGTGATATATTAAAGGCAATGCTAATCAGTAGTTAATATGGACAACTTTTCTGCTTGTTGTCAGTAGCTactggtgtggtgctctgctttTGTTCGATGATGACAGCAGTTTGCTGCACGCGTGTTCCctgtgtgtgctgccccagctctgtgcagacagctgacacagcagaccccgagagaacccccaaagaccagactctagtaaggtacaaagacacccagccaggtttattgtcaaacgaagcacagtaatagtttcctatagactctacagggcatactacgaatatgtgccccctggcaatggacacagctcaatCAGCggcgggacactccactgccTTCTAGGCTGGACCTATTCTTCTACAGGTGCGGAACAGATTACTCATCCCTCCTGACGTATTGAGGTGCAGCCCCTTTACTTATTAGGGTGCTGCTTCTCCTTtacatgttggttcaaacaaATCTATCCATCATGTTGTCCTTTTGACCTTGTCTTTAAGATCcacctgcctgttccttgttatctctgTGGAGTGTTCTGATGCCATCTTGGCACAAGTTCCTCTTATTATCACTTGTGTGAATGCACCTGCTTCTAGCAGCCCtcttcttgccaacttctgtgagtggggcctgcctctggctcacagcccagcctTTGCTTAGCAatgcctggaagtactttggttcaggcttcaggcctcagactgggcctctgatacaagagtttatgtttcagggcctcatcttactacactGCTTAATTTGGAACTTAAAGACACTGCATTTCAAATAGGCCTTTCTGGAGTTTCAGACTCCGTTAACTGGATTGGGAAAAATACTTGTTTCTGATGGAACCTACATATTTTTCTTGCCTAGAAAAGAAGTCAGGAAGGTAATGGATGTATTTTTTAAAGACCGCTTGATATCTGGCTTTGGTTTTTTCTGTCTAGCTATTAGTCTGCTATTTTCAAAATTTAGCCTCACTCCTCATGTGAAGGGCCCACATTTCAGAAAGTAGTTCGTGCCCAAGCTTCTCCTGAGGAGTTTCACAAACCTCTAAAAATTGCTCGTGCCTTCTATCATGAACACTCCAAAACCGCAGCAACACCTCCTCTATTGTCCACCAGGGACATGTTCTGTTCAGTTCACTTATTTTGACATGTGTGATGCACCAATTCAAGCTGAACTGCTACCCCAGAAACTCTACATCCTTGTTACATTGATTTGTGAAGTCAAAGTCCATTTTAGGTATAAGAGCTGACTGAATAGGTGCAGTTAGAGCTTGTCTTGGTCAGAGAGTTAAATACTCCAGCTGCTGCAATATTAACTTTGTACTAATGTTGGCAGTCACTCATCTTACCTTTGTATACTCTGTTAATGATTCAATTAATGCATATGTTGCTTGAGAGAGAAGAGTACAAGTACTATCTGTTACCAGAGAAACTGCCCTTCTAATCAAAGCTTCATGACTGAGAGAAGTGGGCTCGTGTTTCTGAAAGGCAAAAGATTTACACAATCTTTACACTGGTTTTCAAAGACAGACAACTTATGATAAAAATATCTTCTCCGGTAAGTAAAAAAAACCACAGGCGCCAttgctaaaataaaaaattgctaGTCTGCCTTAACTCTTAAATAACTAACttataaaaagtaaaacaaaatcttACTCCAATAGTTCCATTCTCTTCTACTCATATCCTGTAACTGCTTCTCTGAAGGGCCCACGTTTCAGGAAGTAGCTCACCAAAACATCTTTtccttcaaagtttttttttaaaacagtgtttatatttttatctCCCAATATTTGCCTGTGTCAGGATATTTTTATATGCAAAACATTTTTATCTTGTTTCCTGTCTGATGGTTATCAGTGGGTTGTAAAAGTTCAGGCACACCAGGCAAAGTGCAAGAGCTGAAATTCTCTTAATTACATACCAGGACCACAAGTAAATTTTCCCCCAGGAATTGTGGGGTTTGCTCTGTTAATAATGGGATTCCTGAATGATGTGCCATGGCAGCTTGAGGCATCACAAGGTAACAGCAAGTACTTTTCAATAATTGTATTATAAAATAGTATTTTAGTTATGTGACAACTGATACTAGGGCAAATCTACTTTATGTTGCCACTgatctttaaaaatgaattatggTTTCTTGCTGAGTTGATTTAAGTCATACTCTTCATAGTGGAATCACTTTAAATTAGTGCTGCTTTTAAAAGTCAGTTAAGATGCAGAGAATTTCTAGATGTCCAACTATGTCCCAGAAAGCTCAGTAGGCATACTTCAATATGCATACTAATAACATCATACAATAACTGGGAGGTTGTTATAATTAATACAAGAGAATGGTCTATTTGCCACAAGCACACTCTTCCACCAAACACCTTAGAATATTAAAATTACATTCACTCCAGTATATTTACCTGTACAACAGGGACTGCACACAGGGCTACTCCAAGACCCACTCCCACCATTTTGTTCCATGGGCCACTCAGTCCTGAGAAACAGCGTCTCCTAGCATTAGCCAGAACAGGAAAACTTTGTCTGGGAATGAGAAACAAATATAAGCATACAGACAGCTGCACAGGGGGAAATAAATATTCTGGAGGCAGACTTTGGgggcagacttttttttttttggctatgtGTTTGCCTAGCACAGAGTCTTGTCCATGACTGGGTTTCCTATgcattaccacaatacaaataataaattcaaGTTTGTTTTAAAGTTAATTACCTAATCAGTCTCAAGGAAAGATACAAGCTAAACACGTTGTGTATTGTAACCAGTAATAAGCATATTGTCAGCAGTTAATATAATTAACAGGGATACAAAGCATTtagattaataataaaatacactAACAGGGCCAAATAAGCAGAATAGTAGGTTTATAATCAGAGGTCCTGAAACCAATACTTATGCACATTTAACTTCATATACAGGTAGTcctattgtagtcaatgggattATGTCAATGTAAAGGTGTGTAGCATCAGGGCCTTATTGTTCAAATAAAATGGTATGGTAGTGTATTGAACCAAAAGTGAAAAGCATCTATTCTGTCTCTCACTACATTTATATAGTTTCCAGGTAAGATTTCTGAGAATGCGCGATCAGTTCATTTTGTAACTCATTCTCAAAGTGTGACATGTGGAACACCGGTGGTCTGTGGAAGGCTGGCTTATCATTTGCAGCAGATAAATGGCATTAAAGGACAACTAAAACAAGTTACATTCTGTCCTAATATCACTTCAGATAACATCCCTGTataactacagcaattgcttatgtGATCACAAATAAAAGGAGGTGGTCCACCTagctgaaaaggagagaaagaataGCATCTTCATATTAAAATACTACAAAAATATTCAATTAAACAAACAGTCCCGTGAGAACTAAATG
This genomic stretch from Lepidochelys kempii isolate rLepKem1 chromosome 15, rLepKem1.hap2, whole genome shotgun sequence harbors:
- the DIABLO gene encoding diablo IAP-binding mitochondrial protein isoform X2, which produces MAAAVRSRWFRCCSALLRQSFPVLANARRRCFSGLSGPWNKMVGVGLGVALCAVPVVQKHEPTSLSHEALIRRAVSLVTDSTCTLLSQATYALIESLTEYTKQYTNLLEKMNSKEVDAVWQVIIGARVEMTTKQQEFLKLESIWMTALHLSEMAAEAAYQSGADQASVTAHNHIQLVKTQVQDVRQLSQKAEIKLAEAQTEELINTKVEESSQPCRIPETTEEVDESYLRED
- the DIABLO gene encoding diablo IAP-binding mitochondrial protein isoform X1, coding for MAAAVRSRWFRCCSALLRQSFPVLANARRRCFSGLSGPWNKMVGVGLGVALCAVPVVQKHEPTSLSHEALIRRAVSLVTDSTCTLLSQATYALIESLTEYTKAIYTLVSLYQQYTNLLEKMNSKEVDAVWQVIIGARVEMTTKQQEFLKLESIWMTALHLSEMAAEAAYQSGADQASVTAHNHIQLVKTQVQDVRQLSQKAEIKLAEAQTEELINTKVEESSQPCRIPETTEEVDESYLRED
- the DIABLO gene encoding diablo IAP-binding mitochondrial protein isoform X3, whose amino-acid sequence is MAAAVRSRWFRCCSALLRQSFPVLANARRRCFSGLSGPWNKMVGVGLGVALCAVPVVQKHEPTSLSHEALIRRAVSLVTDSTCTLLSQATYALIESLTEYTKMTTKQQEFLKLESIWMTALHLSEMAAEAAYQSGADQASVTAHNHIQLVKTQVQDVRQLSQKAEIKLAEAQTEELINTKVEESSQPCRIPETTEEVDESYLRED